The following are encoded together in the Vibrio zhugei genome:
- a CDS encoding AAA family ATPase — protein sequence MINGISKIKSLRSFGIYENHTNVGCDEFVRFNLIYGWNGSGKSTLSRLFRSIENKSLNSLSYETPSFDIEYSTDGTNVNTLTQANIETNPLNVRTFNNDFIQENIDWSGTVKSILLVDKQKISERKQLDQKKNELKQKREESKSATKTASDLEAEINKFLSDTAKSIKISLKVIGTDDRKYLNYNKTSLEKLITSDPTGVSDTDSVLSEEDIVHHTKSASPVEKPKISLSISPIQTDFFESDFNALKALMQKTAVNEVIDFLKENPDVQTWVSTGISLHEKHESNECHFCGSTLTESRLTSLNNHFSEAFKLLKEEIAQADKYCKSLPEIDLPAVDSFFEEFQAAYKKAIAPLDEIRRKVSDIVKGWEDCLVQKTNDPFDVSMVVVNVPQSLIDEYNNAVESINACVKEHNDKSGNFQAVTATHKQALELHYAAEKVIDFDYDMKKKALKAEQDKAKKVSDEITAINTEVVRLEAELSNESIAVDPFNDELAKFLGRTELKLEFDAKEKGYKISRNGTGKLANNLSEGEKTAIAFVYFVTKLKEHDNDIKETIVVVDDPVSSFDSNHLFHSYSFLKKHCENAKQLFVMTHNFSYFKLVRDWVLKKNKFPKGKDPIIKSRAYTIESTCDGVRKSKIVSAGGTLTEYNSEYHYLFSKLYSFKDKANLDLDEVYLCANLSRKLLESFLCFKLPKKRSNFRQLVDDGTRGYSDIKSEDVEKVYRFINKYSHNQEIELEDNADNLLGESPAILNTILDMVKTIDEHHYNEMEAVVTA from the coding sequence ATGATTAATGGTATCAGTAAGATAAAGAGCCTTCGTTCGTTTGGAATCTACGAGAACCATACGAATGTTGGGTGTGATGAGTTTGTGAGGTTTAATCTTATTTATGGATGGAACGGCTCTGGAAAGTCAACGCTTTCAAGATTGTTTAGAAGTATTGAGAATAAGTCTTTGAATAGCTTGTCGTATGAAACTCCGTCTTTTGATATTGAGTACAGTACTGACGGAACGAATGTAAATACTTTGACACAAGCTAATATCGAGACCAATCCACTCAACGTTCGAACGTTTAATAATGACTTTATTCAAGAAAACATTGATTGGAGCGGTACGGTTAAGAGCATACTTCTAGTTGATAAACAGAAAATCTCAGAGCGTAAGCAACTTGACCAAAAGAAAAATGAGTTGAAGCAAAAACGAGAGGAGTCGAAGAGTGCCACCAAGACCGCCAGTGATTTAGAAGCCGAAATTAATAAGTTCCTCTCAGATACGGCGAAGAGCATCAAGATAAGCTTGAAAGTGATTGGAACAGATGACCGTAAGTATTTGAACTACAACAAAACGTCACTTGAGAAATTAATCACTTCCGACCCAACGGGGGTTAGTGACACAGACTCAGTACTTTCAGAGGAAGACATTGTTCATCATACGAAATCTGCCTCTCCTGTTGAAAAACCAAAAATTTCTTTGTCGATTTCACCTATACAAACAGACTTTTTTGAAAGTGATTTTAATGCACTGAAAGCATTAATGCAGAAGACCGCTGTAAATGAGGTAATAGATTTTTTAAAAGAAAACCCTGATGTCCAAACGTGGGTGTCTACTGGTATAAGTTTGCACGAAAAGCATGAATCAAATGAGTGTCACTTTTGTGGAAGTACGCTAACTGAGTCTAGGTTGACTTCGTTGAATAATCACTTTAGCGAGGCCTTTAAACTGTTAAAGGAAGAAATTGCGCAAGCTGACAAGTACTGCAAGTCGTTACCAGAAATCGATCTTCCAGCTGTAGATTCTTTTTTCGAAGAGTTTCAAGCTGCTTATAAAAAAGCTATAGCTCCACTCGACGAAATTAGAAGAAAAGTTTCAGACATTGTAAAGGGCTGGGAAGATTGCCTCGTCCAGAAAACAAATGACCCTTTTGATGTTTCTATGGTAGTTGTAAATGTCCCTCAGAGTCTTATTGATGAATACAACAATGCTGTTGAAAGTATCAATGCTTGTGTGAAAGAGCATAATGACAAGTCAGGTAATTTCCAAGCTGTGACAGCGACACACAAACAAGCTCTTGAGCTACATTATGCTGCGGAGAAAGTTATTGATTTCGACTATGACATGAAGAAAAAGGCGTTAAAAGCGGAGCAGGATAAAGCTAAGAAAGTAAGTGATGAAATTACAGCTATCAATACAGAGGTAGTAAGGCTTGAGGCTGAGCTGTCAAATGAATCTATTGCGGTAGACCCTTTCAATGATGAGCTTGCTAAGTTCTTGGGGCGTACAGAACTTAAGCTAGAGTTTGATGCTAAAGAGAAAGGGTACAAAATATCTCGTAATGGCACTGGTAAGCTGGCTAATAACTTGAGTGAAGGTGAGAAAACAGCAATAGCATTCGTGTATTTTGTGACAAAACTTAAAGAGCATGATAACGATATCAAAGAAACTATAGTGGTTGTTGATGACCCAGTATCTAGCTTTGATTCAAACCACTTGTTCCATTCGTATTCATTTTTGAAAAAGCACTGCGAGAACGCTAAACAGCTATTTGTAATGACACATAACTTCTCGTACTTCAAGTTAGTCAGAGATTGGGTACTCAAGAAGAATAAATTCCCCAAGGGTAAAGACCCAATAATTAAATCAAGAGCATATACAATTGAAAGTACGTGTGACGGTGTTCGAAAATCTAAAATTGTAAGTGCTGGCGGTACGTTGACGGAGTACAACTCTGAGTATCACTACTTATTCTCAAAGCTGTATTCATTCAAAGACAAAGCGAATTTGGATCTTGATGAAGTATACCTGTGCGCAAACTTATCGAGAAAACTACTCGAATCATTCTTGTGCTTCAAGCTCCCTAAGAAGAGAAGTAACTTTAGGCAGTTGGTAGATGATGGTACGCGAGGGTATTCAGATATCAAGTCAGAGGATGTTGAAAAAGTATATCGCTTTATAAACAAGTACTCGCATAACCAAGAGATAGAACTGGAAGATAATGCAGATAACTTGTTAGGTGAATCACCCGCTATTTTGAACACAATCCTAGACATGGTTAAGACAATAGATGAGCACCATTACAATGAAATGGAAGCGGTAGTAACAGCTTAA
- a CDS encoding recombinase family protein, whose product MGRTFAYCRVSTSEQTVSNQILAIRNAGYDVQEHRIVHETVSGSVPATERREFKMLIEHKLEPGDKLVVLKLDRLGRDNIDVQHTISMLLEKGVTPISLDLPTADLSSAEGRLMLQMFSAFAEFERNRIRERTLEGQARAKSEGKRIGRPEALTTTQKVQECRARGLSQSKTAHALGISVPTVKRHWNKRLTESIQ is encoded by the coding sequence ATGGGACGGACATTCGCTTATTGTCGTGTATCGACTAGCGAGCAAACTGTGTCAAATCAGATCTTAGCTATCAGAAATGCTGGCTACGATGTTCAAGAACACCGAATTGTACATGAAACAGTTTCTGGTAGTGTGCCAGCAACAGAACGACGTGAGTTCAAAATGTTGATTGAGCATAAACTAGAGCCAGGGGACAAACTAGTTGTACTTAAGCTTGATCGACTTGGAAGAGATAACATCGATGTTCAGCATACGATCAGTATGCTGTTAGAAAAAGGTGTTACGCCAATTTCTCTGGATCTGCCGACCGCTGATCTAAGCTCGGCGGAGGGACGATTGATGCTGCAAATGTTCTCAGCATTTGCTGAATTTGAGCGAAACCGTATTCGAGAGCGGACGCTAGAGGGGCAGGCTAGGGCTAAGTCTGAAGGTAAGCGTATTGGTAGACCAGAAGCACTAACCACAACTCAAAAAGTCCAAGAATGTAGGGCAAGAGGGCTGAGCCAATCCAAAACAGCTCATGCTCTAGGCATCTCCGTCCCTACGGTCAAGCGGCATTGGAACAAGCGGTTAACTGAAAGTATTCAATGA
- a CDS encoding N-6 DNA methylase: MSISSVIKSIQDIMRKDAGVDGDAQRLGQMSWLLFLKVFDAQEEELEFELDDYREPIPAKYLWRNWAADNQGITGDELLEFINDDLFPTLKNLTAPKDTNPRGFVVKEAFSDAFNYMKNGTLLRQVINKLNEIDFTDSKERHLFGDIYEQILRDLQSAGNAGEFYTPRAVTRFIVNRLDPKLGEQIMDPACGTGGFLACSFDHVKENYVTSTADHQTLQKQIHGVEKKQLPHLLCITNMMLHGIEVPVQIKHGNTLNKPLSNWDSNINVIATNPPFGGTEEDGIEKNFPAEMQTRETADLFLQLIVEVLDKDGRAGVVLPDGTLFGEGVKTKIKKMLTEECNLHTIVRLPNGVFNPYTGIKTNILFFTKGQPTKEVWFYEHPYPKGVKNYSKTKPMKFEEFQQEIDWWGNEADGFSSRIETKQAWKVSIEDIIERNFNLDIKNPYQDEVVSHDPEELLASYHQQQQEINALRDQLKGILGDALSSTTQGKMQGGE; the protein is encoded by the coding sequence ATGTCAATCAGTTCAGTTATCAAGTCTATTCAAGACATCATGCGTAAAGATGCGGGTGTTGATGGTGACGCGCAGCGTCTAGGCCAAATGTCGTGGCTTTTATTCCTTAAAGTGTTTGATGCTCAAGAAGAAGAGCTAGAGTTCGAGTTAGATGATTACCGCGAACCCATCCCAGCCAAGTACCTATGGCGCAACTGGGCGGCAGATAACCAAGGTATTACGGGTGATGAACTGCTGGAATTCATCAATGATGACCTATTCCCGACGTTAAAAAACCTAACCGCACCGAAAGACACCAACCCACGCGGTTTTGTGGTGAAAGAAGCTTTTAGTGATGCCTTCAACTACATGAAAAATGGCACACTGCTGCGCCAGGTGATTAACAAGCTCAACGAGATCGACTTTACTGACTCTAAAGAACGCCACCTGTTTGGTGATATCTACGAGCAAATCCTACGCGACCTACAAAGCGCAGGTAATGCGGGTGAGTTCTATACCCCTCGCGCTGTGACTCGCTTTATCGTCAATCGTCTTGACCCTAAACTGGGTGAGCAAATTATGGATCCCGCCTGCGGCACGGGTGGATTCCTGGCTTGCTCTTTCGATCACGTCAAAGAAAACTACGTGACCAGCACAGCCGACCACCAAACGCTGCAAAAGCAAATCCATGGTGTAGAGAAGAAACAACTGCCACATTTGCTGTGTATCACCAATATGATGCTCCACGGCATCGAAGTCCCTGTGCAGATTAAGCACGGCAACACGCTTAACAAGCCGCTTTCAAACTGGGACAGCAATATCAATGTGATTGCGACTAACCCACCGTTTGGCGGCACAGAAGAGGACGGGATTGAAAAGAACTTCCCTGCCGAAATGCAAACTCGTGAAACCGCCGATCTGTTCTTGCAGCTTATTGTGGAAGTATTGGATAAAGATGGCCGCGCAGGTGTGGTGCTGCCTGATGGCACCTTGTTTGGTGAAGGTGTAAAAACCAAAATCAAAAAGATGCTGACAGAAGAGTGTAACCTGCACACGATTGTTCGCTTACCTAATGGCGTGTTCAACCCATACACTGGTATTAAGACCAACATTCTGTTCTTTACCAAAGGCCAACCGACCAAAGAAGTGTGGTTCTATGAGCACCCTTATCCAAAAGGCGTGAAGAACTACAGCAAAACCAAACCAATGAAGTTTGAAGAGTTCCAGCAAGAGATCGATTGGTGGGGCAACGAGGCCGATGGATTCTCTAGCCGCATCGAGACCAAGCAAGCTTGGAAAGTATCGATTGAGGATATTATCGAGCGCAATTTTAACCTTGATATTAAAAACCCGTATCAGGACGAAGTAGTCAGCCATGATCCTGAAGAGTTACTGGCGAGCTATCATCAACAACAGCAAGAAATTAACGCACTACGTGACCAACTGAAAGGCATTCTTGGTGATGCGCTTAGCTCTACCACTCAAGGTAAAATGCAAGGTGGAGAGTAA
- a CDS encoding restriction endonuclease subunit S gives MAVENLITEHIDIWTSAVKTKSSSGRGNSKKLELYGVKKLRELILELAVRGKLVPQDPNDEPASVLLERIAQEKAQLVKEKKLKKPKKLPNISDEEKPFDLPNGWSWIRLNEYGEWGSGSTPKRSNSGYYDGGIPWFKSGELKADYISESEETITELALSETSVRYNNVGDVLVAMYGATIGKTAILSVRATTNQAVCACTPFTGLSNTYLLTLLKAYKARLIGMGAGGAQPNISREKIINTVIALPSTAEQHRIVAKVDELMALCDQLEQQTEASIEAHQVLVTTLLDTLTNSADADELMQNWARISEHFDTLFTTEESIDQLKQTILQLAVMGKLVPQDPSDEPASELLKRIAEDGDSPKKVRLTKPISESEEPLTLPTGWVFTRLESIIQISSGKNLTAKKMDSNGTIPVYGGNGVTGYHSENNVSEPTIVIGRVGFYCGSVHLTPKKAWVTDNAFVTKFSHSNLNLEFLFWLLKATNLNENDSATAQPVISGRKVYPIVVGLPPLNEQARIVAKLNELMAMCDFLKQSFSEHTSNQLLLTNTIVEQAV, from the coding sequence ATGGCAGTCGAAAACCTGATTACCGAGCATATTGATATCTGGACTTCAGCAGTAAAAACCAAATCGTCCTCTGGACGTGGCAACAGTAAGAAGCTAGAGCTATATGGCGTTAAAAAGCTGCGTGAACTGATTTTAGAACTGGCAGTTCGCGGCAAACTCGTTCCTCAAGATCCTAATGATGAGCCTGCTTCAGTATTACTTGAGCGTATTGCGCAAGAAAAGGCTCAATTGGTAAAAGAAAAGAAGCTTAAAAAGCCAAAGAAACTCCCCAATATAAGCGATGAAGAAAAGCCTTTTGACTTGCCAAATGGATGGTCGTGGATCCGCTTAAATGAATATGGTGAATGGGGTTCAGGCTCCACACCTAAAAGAAGCAATAGTGGGTACTATGATGGAGGGATACCTTGGTTTAAATCTGGAGAGTTAAAAGCGGATTATATTTCGGAATCAGAGGAAACTATCACCGAACTGGCTTTGTCAGAAACTTCTGTTAGATATAACAATGTTGGTGATGTTCTAGTAGCAATGTATGGAGCAACAATTGGCAAGACTGCAATACTCTCCGTTCGAGCTACTACAAACCAAGCAGTGTGTGCTTGTACACCATTTACTGGCTTAAGTAACACATATCTTTTAACTCTTCTTAAGGCTTATAAAGCTAGATTGATTGGCATGGGAGCAGGCGGAGCACAGCCAAACATCTCAAGAGAAAAGATCATTAACACAGTTATCGCATTGCCATCTACCGCAGAACAACACCGAATCGTCGCCAAAGTCGATGAGCTAATGGCGCTTTGCGACCAGCTTGAGCAACAAACCGAAGCCAGCATTGAAGCGCATCAAGTGCTGGTAACGACTCTGTTGGACACACTCACCAACTCTGCCGATGCTGACGAGTTAATGCAAAACTGGGCGCGAATCAGTGAGCATTTCGATACCTTATTCACGACTGAAGAGAGTATCGACCAACTTAAGCAAACCATTCTACAACTTGCCGTGATGGGTAAGTTGGTTCCGCAAGATCCAAGCGATGAACCAGCTTCTGAGTTACTGAAAAGAATTGCGGAAGATGGCGATAGTCCTAAAAAAGTAAGGTTAACTAAGCCCATATCTGAATCTGAAGAGCCATTGACTCTACCAACTGGCTGGGTTTTCACAAGATTGGAGTCGATTATCCAGATATCCTCGGGTAAAAACTTAACCGCAAAAAAAATGGATTCCAATGGAACGATTCCTGTTTATGGAGGGAACGGTGTTACTGGTTATCACAGCGAAAACAATGTATCAGAACCAACTATTGTTATAGGTCGTGTTGGATTTTACTGTGGTTCAGTCCACTTGACACCGAAAAAAGCATGGGTAACTGATAATGCTTTTGTGACAAAGTTTTCTCATTCTAACTTGAACTTAGAATTTTTATTTTGGTTGTTGAAGGCCACTAATCTGAATGAAAATGATAGTGCAACGGCTCAACCTGTAATTTCTGGAAGAAAAGTTTATCCTATAGTCGTTGGATTACCCCCTTTGAATGAGCAAGCGCGTATTGTTGCTAAATTAAATGAGTTGATGGCTATGTGCGACTTTTTAAAGCAAAGTTTCAGTGAACATACTTCAAATCAACTATTGCTAACGAATACTATTGTCGAACAAGCAGTATAA
- a CDS encoding MATE family Na+-driven efflux transporter: MKHHQIKTINYQLWLVLILTSLIPLIYSTTRIHFLGSIPSPWTFSIAAQVAWLNVGYEVLSEALLIPLAFILGRVIHSNEAFRERASLSLLVTLICYFVVTLMVLWLAPNFVDAMQQQAELLAQTIQYIRLESAAILLSSFYAFLSLVLVLRNERKALYGLLIVQMLMTVLCDSVFVSQLPYSLQLGVNGIALSNIVVNSLLALFALIYLSKSGITLSFKFSEGDQSQWLKEWAKIGWKSGLESLVRNTAFIVMILQLINQVQQAGTFWVANQFIWGWLLLPVLTLGQLVKQDAATNNGLTSERVNGYLWITLGIIAVWILTTPLWNSFIANVMGIENPESITSLVWLMVGFYVIFSLNNVIDSYFYGIGRTDLMLYQSLIVNTLFYGCAFVLYQIGIFVPTLERIAIMFGLGITADALITWVLYLALRSKESMNQQPVRH; the protein is encoded by the coding sequence TTGAAACATCATCAAATAAAAACAATCAACTACCAACTGTGGCTAGTGCTGATTCTGACAAGCTTAATACCATTAATCTACTCAACTACACGAATCCATTTCTTGGGCAGCATCCCTAGCCCATGGACTTTTAGCATTGCAGCACAAGTTGCATGGCTAAATGTAGGATATGAAGTCCTCAGCGAAGCATTACTTATCCCTCTAGCATTTATTCTAGGCAGAGTTATTCATAGTAATGAAGCTTTTCGTGAACGAGCCAGTCTATCTCTTTTGGTTACCTTAATTTGCTACTTTGTGGTGACCTTAATGGTATTGTGGCTAGCCCCGAACTTTGTAGATGCTATGCAGCAACAGGCTGAATTATTGGCCCAAACGATCCAATACATTCGATTGGAATCTGCCGCTATTTTGCTCTCTAGCTTCTATGCTTTTTTGTCTTTGGTTCTAGTCCTAAGAAATGAACGAAAGGCGCTGTATGGTCTCCTAATAGTACAAATGCTCATGACTGTCCTTTGTGACAGCGTCTTCGTCAGTCAACTACCTTACTCCCTTCAGTTAGGAGTGAATGGTATTGCTCTGAGTAATATCGTAGTCAATAGTCTTCTCGCACTATTTGCCCTGATTTATTTATCGAAATCAGGGATCACTCTGAGCTTCAAGTTTTCTGAAGGAGATCAATCGCAATGGCTCAAAGAATGGGCAAAGATTGGATGGAAGTCAGGGCTTGAGTCACTCGTGCGAAATACTGCCTTTATTGTCATGATTCTTCAGCTTATTAACCAAGTACAACAAGCGGGAACATTCTGGGTTGCTAATCAATTTATTTGGGGCTGGCTACTACTTCCCGTTTTGACATTAGGGCAACTGGTTAAGCAAGATGCTGCGACAAACAATGGATTAACATCTGAGCGAGTCAATGGCTACCTTTGGATAACGTTAGGAATTATTGCTGTTTGGATACTCACCACACCGCTTTGGAACAGCTTTATAGCCAATGTAATGGGGATAGAGAACCCAGAATCAATCACCAGTCTAGTTTGGCTAATGGTTGGGTTCTATGTGATTTTCAGTTTAAACAATGTCATAGACAGTTACTTTTATGGTATTGGACGCACGGATTTAATGCTGTATCAATCACTTATCGTAAACACCTTGTTTTACGGTTGTGCTTTTGTGCTTTATCAAATCGGTATCTTTGTACCTACGCTTGAACGAATCGCCATAATGTTCGGCTTGGGCATTACTGCTGATGCGCTAATCACTTGGGTGTTGTACCTTGCCTTACGGAGCAAAGAGAGCATGAATCAACAACCAGTAAGACATTGA
- a CDS encoding restriction endonuclease — protein MARIWFSPGDLADHLHEIIGYKAGLASSIEQMCDLLSGTGYADDILRSEGNGLAIRSEDYEDLYYQLLYKVGVTDTPRQGLFTQSQFFIRAMKEKGLDYITDLQNIYSKHYRLGVELAVKNGQSSVDPMPMLAEAMERYGKTGASDLIELMKMYDAHFQNSPHTAGRWEEWKDIVDLNDLFEKHQPVVSHGTFLDQRFINYLSNNLAKLGEIHWRKFEELISECFSQSGYKVELGPGTNDDGVDVRVWNDSAQIHPEFIIQCKRYKSKIDKVTIKGLYADVLEAKATTGLLVTTSEFSPGARTTISARSYPIKEVNGEKVSEWIKALRTPGSGVIRI, from the coding sequence ATGGCAAGAATTTGGTTTTCTCCTGGTGACCTTGCCGATCATCTCCATGAGATAATAGGTTACAAAGCAGGTTTAGCTAGTTCAATTGAACAGATGTGCGATTTACTGTCAGGTACTGGATATGCTGATGATATATTGAGATCTGAAGGTAATGGGCTTGCTATTCGCTCTGAAGATTACGAGGATTTATATTACCAACTTTTATATAAGGTTGGTGTTACTGATACCCCAAGACAAGGATTGTTTACACAATCACAGTTCTTCATAAGAGCAATGAAAGAAAAAGGTTTAGATTACATTACTGATCTTCAAAATATTTACAGTAAACATTATAGACTGGGTGTAGAACTAGCAGTAAAAAACGGTCAAAGCTCTGTTGATCCTATGCCAATGCTAGCTGAAGCAATGGAAAGGTACGGAAAAACTGGAGCGAGTGACCTTATTGAATTGATGAAAATGTACGACGCTCATTTTCAGAATAGCCCTCATACTGCAGGGAGGTGGGAAGAATGGAAAGATATAGTCGATCTAAATGATTTATTCGAGAAACATCAACCTGTAGTTTCACATGGCACTTTCTTAGATCAACGCTTCATCAATTACCTGTCGAATAACTTGGCTAAATTGGGTGAAATCCACTGGCGAAAATTCGAAGAATTAATTAGTGAGTGTTTTAGTCAATCAGGATATAAAGTTGAACTTGGACCTGGTACCAATGATGACGGTGTTGATGTTCGTGTTTGGAATGATTCTGCTCAAATACACCCTGAATTTATCATTCAATGCAAACGGTATAAGTCGAAGATCGATAAAGTAACAATAAAAGGCTTATATGCAGACGTTTTAGAAGCGAAAGCAACAACGGGCTTACTAGTTACCACATCAGAATTTAGTCCAGGGGCTAGGACTACTATTTCAGCTCGAAGCTACCCAATTAAGGAAGTTAATGGGGAAAAGGTTTCTGAATGGATAAAAGCGCTGAGAACTCCAGGTTCAGGAGTTATCAGGATATAA
- the abiEi gene encoding type IV toxin-antitoxin system AbiEi family antitoxin: protein MKIKTALERLYKFDKRGIHVYRKSDLRRLFFDDSLTAFQQSLPRLVKAGVLERVCNGVYVFSYSRHKDGYTIEYIAKCLRRGEYNYISLESALSEYSVISQVMLDRITIMTTGRKGEFKTPYGVIEFTHTKRDAIDIINNTITSDRPLRIAKKEAAIRDLKRVGRNTHLIVTNHK, encoded by the coding sequence GTGAAGATTAAGACCGCTTTGGAGCGTCTGTATAAGTTTGACAAGCGAGGCATACACGTTTATCGAAAAAGTGACCTCAGGAGGTTATTTTTTGATGATTCACTTACAGCATTCCAGCAAAGTTTACCTCGTTTGGTGAAAGCTGGAGTACTAGAGCGGGTGTGCAACGGGGTTTATGTATTCTCATACAGTCGTCATAAGGACGGTTATACCATTGAATACATTGCTAAATGCTTGCGACGAGGAGAGTACAACTACATCTCTCTAGAATCGGCACTCTCAGAATACAGTGTTATTTCCCAAGTAATGCTTGATCGAATTACGATCATGACGACTGGACGCAAGGGAGAGTTTAAGACACCTTACGGCGTTATCGAGTTCACACATACGAAGCGTGATGCTATTGATATTATCAACAATACTATAACTTCAGATCGGCCTCTGCGAATTGCGAAAAAAGAAGCTGCGATTCGAGATTTGAAAAGGGTTGGAAGAAACACGCACTTAATAGTGACGAATCACAAGTAG